In Miscanthus floridulus cultivar M001 chromosome 5, ASM1932011v1, whole genome shotgun sequence, one genomic interval encodes:
- the LOC136453801 gene encoding G-type lectin S-receptor-like serine/threonine-protein kinase At2g19130 isoform X2, with protein sequence MATRGGGPAAAAAPILLLLLGFLFLLRGVPSRAEDTVAAGQPLSGGQSLVSKRGKFRLGFFQPDNSTQRWYLGIWYNQISVHTTVWVANRVTPISDPESSQLSISSDRNMVILDHSSSRSTVVWSTNVTTGITSNSTVGVILDNGNLVLADASNTSAVLWQSFDHFGDTWLPGGKLGRNKLTGEVTRLVAWKGYNDPTPSLFALELDPRGSSQYLLNWNGSEQYWSSGNWTGTAFAAVPEMTSTGASPVSEYTFGYVDGANESYFVYDVTDESVVTRFQVDVTGQIQFLTWVAAGNEWVLFWSEPKRQCDVYSVCGPFGVCTDNALPSCTCPRGFRERDLAEWLQDDHTAGCARNTALQPCSAAAARDGQKKHGSRNDDRFYTMPNMRLPSNAQSTAAASAHDCELACLRNCSCTAFSYSVGGCSLWYGDLINLQDTTSSGTGGGSSISIRLAASEFSSNGNTKTLIVGLVVGGFVAAVTAIVLATIFILRSRRIKSLRRVEGSLVAFTYRDLRLVTKNFSEKLGGGAFGSVFKGALPDPDATLVAVKKLEGVRQGEKQFRAEVSTIGTTQHVNLIRLLGFCSEGSNRLLVYEHMPNGSLDRHLFGASSSHGVLSWDARYQIALGIARGLDYLHEKCRDCIIHCDIKPENILLDDALVPRVADFGLAKLMGRDFSRVLTTMRGTVGYLAPEWIAGTAVTTKADVFSYGMMLFEIVSGRRNVGQRADGTVDFFPSTAVSLLFDGDVSSAVDGQLGGNADVAQVERACKVACWCVQEDESLRPSMGTVVQVLEGLVDVNVPPIPRSLKVLADPSKYAVEFFSGLPST encoded by the exons atGGCGACTCGCGGTGGAGGACcggctgcagcagcagcacccATTCTTCTGCTCCTCCTCGGCTTCCTGTTTCTGCTGCGGGGAGTTCCGTCGCGAGCCGAGGACACCGTCGCCGCCGGCCAGCCGCTGTCCGGCGGGCAGAGCCTTGTGTCCAAGCGTGGCAAGTTCAGGCTCGGATTCTTCCAGCCAG ACAACTCGACGCAGCGCTGGTACCTGGGCATCTGGTACAACCAGATCTCGGTGCACACCACGGTGTGGGTGGCAAACCGGGTGACGCCCATCTCCGACCCGGAGTCCTCGCAGCTTTCCATCTCCAGCGACCGCAACATGGTCATCCtcgaccacagcagcagcaggtctACCGTCGTCTGGTCGACCAACGTGACCACCGGCATCACCTCCAACTCCACGGTGGGCGTCATCCTCGACAACGGCAACCTCGTCCTGGCGGACGCGTCCAACACCTCCGCTGTGCTGTGGCAgagcttcgaccacttcggcgaCACGTGGCTCCCCGGCGGGAAGCTGGGCCGGAACAAGCTCACGGGCGAGGTGACGCGCCTCGTGGCGTGGAAGGGGTACAACGACCCGACGCCGAGCCTGTTCGCGCTGGAGCTGGACCCGCGCGGCTCCAGCCAGTACCTGCTCAACTGGAACGGCAGCGAGCAGTACTGGAGCAGCGGCAACTGGACGGGGACGGCGTTCGCCGCCGTGCCGGAGATGACGTCCACCGGCGCGTCGCCCGTGTCCGAGTACACATTCGGCTACGTCGACGGCGCGAACGAGAGCTACTTCGTCTACGACGTCACGGACGAGTCGGTGGTGACGCGGTTCCAGGTGGACGTGACTGGACAGATCCAGTTCCTGACGTGGGTGGCGGCCGGAAACGAGTGGGTGCTCTTCTGGTCGGAGCCCAAGCGGCAGTGCGACGTCTACTCGGTGTGCGGGCCGTTCGGCGTGTGCACCGACAACGCGCTGCCGTCCTGCACCTGCCCCCGGGGGTTCCGGGAGCGTGACCTGGCCGAGTGGCTGCAGGACGACCACACCGCGGGCTGCGCCAGGAACACCGCCCTGCAGCcttgcagcgccgccgccgctcgagaCGGGCAGAAGAAGCACGGCAGCAGGAACGATGATAGGTTCTACACGATGCCCAACATGAGGCTGCCGAGCAACGCGCAGAGCACGGCGGCAGCGAGTGCTCACGACTGCGAGCTCGCGTGCCTCCGCAACTGTTCTTGCACCGCGTTCTCCTACAGCGTCGGCGGCTGCTCGCTGTGGTACGGGGACCTCATCAACCTTCAGGACACGACCAGCAGTGGCACCGGAGGCGGCAGCAGCATCTCGATCCGCCTCGCTGCGTCCGAGTTCTCTAGCAACGGGAACACCAAGACACTGATCGTCGGGCTCGTCGTCGGGGGCTTCGTCGCCGCGGTCACCGCGATCGTTCTGGCTACAATCTTCATCCTGAGAAGCAGAAGGATCAAGTCGTTGAGGAGGGTCGAAGGATCCCTGGTGGCATTCACGTACCGCGACCTGCGGTTGGTGACCAAGAACTTCTCAGagaagctcggcggcggcgccttcGGGTCCGTGTTCAAAGGGGCGCTGCCTGACCCTGACGCAACGCTCGTGGCGGTCAAGAAGCTGGAAGGCGTTCGGCAGGGGGAGAAGCAGTTCCGTGCCGAGGTGAGCACGATCGGCACGACCCAGCACGTGAACCTGATCAGGCTGCTCGGGTTCTGCTCCGAGGGGTCGAACCGGCTCCTCGTCTACGAGCACATGCCAAACGGCTCTCTGGACAGGCACCTGTTCGGGGCCAGCAGCAGCCATGGTGTCCTGAGCTGGGACGCCAGGTACCAGATCGCTCTGGGGATCGCGAGGGGGCTGGACTATCTGCACGAGAAATGCagggactgcatcatccactgcgaCATCAAGCCCGAGAACATCCTCCTGGACGACGCGTTGGTGCCCAGGGTCGCTGACTTCGGGCTAGCCAAGCTCATGGGCCGCGACTTCAGCCGCGTGCTCACCACGATGCGGGGCACGGTGGGGTACCTGGCGCCCGAGTGGATCGCCGGCACGGCCGTCACCACCAAGGCGGACGTGTTCAGCTACGGCATGATGCTGTTCGAGATCGTCTCGGGCCGGCGGAACGTCGGCCAGCGCGCGGACGGCACCGTGGACTTCTTCCCGTCCACGGCCGTCAGCCTGCTCTTCGACGGCGACGTGAGCAGCGCGGTGGACGGCCAGCTCGGCGGCAACGCGGACGTGGCCCAGGTGGAGCGGGCCTGCAAGGTGGCGTGCTGGTGCGTGCAGGAGGACGAGAGCCTGCGCCCGAGCATGGGGACGGTGGTGCAGGTTCTGGAGGGGCTGGTCGACGTCAACGTCCCGCCTATCCCGAGGTCGCTGAAGGTGCTCGCCGATCCGTCCAAGTACGCCGTCGAGTTCTTCTCAGGCTTGCCGTCGACTTGA
- the LOC136453801 gene encoding G-type lectin S-receptor-like serine/threonine-protein kinase At2g19130 isoform X1 yields MATRGGGPAAAAAPILLLLLGFLFLLRGVPSRAEDTVAAGQPLSGGQSLVSKRGKFRLGFFQPGATDNSTQRWYLGIWYNQISVHTTVWVANRVTPISDPESSQLSISSDRNMVILDHSSSRSTVVWSTNVTTGITSNSTVGVILDNGNLVLADASNTSAVLWQSFDHFGDTWLPGGKLGRNKLTGEVTRLVAWKGYNDPTPSLFALELDPRGSSQYLLNWNGSEQYWSSGNWTGTAFAAVPEMTSTGASPVSEYTFGYVDGANESYFVYDVTDESVVTRFQVDVTGQIQFLTWVAAGNEWVLFWSEPKRQCDVYSVCGPFGVCTDNALPSCTCPRGFRERDLAEWLQDDHTAGCARNTALQPCSAAAARDGQKKHGSRNDDRFYTMPNMRLPSNAQSTAAASAHDCELACLRNCSCTAFSYSVGGCSLWYGDLINLQDTTSSGTGGGSSISIRLAASEFSSNGNTKTLIVGLVVGGFVAAVTAIVLATIFILRSRRIKSLRRVEGSLVAFTYRDLRLVTKNFSEKLGGGAFGSVFKGALPDPDATLVAVKKLEGVRQGEKQFRAEVSTIGTTQHVNLIRLLGFCSEGSNRLLVYEHMPNGSLDRHLFGASSSHGVLSWDARYQIALGIARGLDYLHEKCRDCIIHCDIKPENILLDDALVPRVADFGLAKLMGRDFSRVLTTMRGTVGYLAPEWIAGTAVTTKADVFSYGMMLFEIVSGRRNVGQRADGTVDFFPSTAVSLLFDGDVSSAVDGQLGGNADVAQVERACKVACWCVQEDESLRPSMGTVVQVLEGLVDVNVPPIPRSLKVLADPSKYAVEFFSGLPST; encoded by the exons atGGCGACTCGCGGTGGAGGACcggctgcagcagcagcacccATTCTTCTGCTCCTCCTCGGCTTCCTGTTTCTGCTGCGGGGAGTTCCGTCGCGAGCCGAGGACACCGTCGCCGCCGGCCAGCCGCTGTCCGGCGGGCAGAGCCTTGTGTCCAAGCGTGGCAAGTTCAGGCTCGGATTCTTCCAGCCAG GTGCAACAGACAACTCGACGCAGCGCTGGTACCTGGGCATCTGGTACAACCAGATCTCGGTGCACACCACGGTGTGGGTGGCAAACCGGGTGACGCCCATCTCCGACCCGGAGTCCTCGCAGCTTTCCATCTCCAGCGACCGCAACATGGTCATCCtcgaccacagcagcagcaggtctACCGTCGTCTGGTCGACCAACGTGACCACCGGCATCACCTCCAACTCCACGGTGGGCGTCATCCTCGACAACGGCAACCTCGTCCTGGCGGACGCGTCCAACACCTCCGCTGTGCTGTGGCAgagcttcgaccacttcggcgaCACGTGGCTCCCCGGCGGGAAGCTGGGCCGGAACAAGCTCACGGGCGAGGTGACGCGCCTCGTGGCGTGGAAGGGGTACAACGACCCGACGCCGAGCCTGTTCGCGCTGGAGCTGGACCCGCGCGGCTCCAGCCAGTACCTGCTCAACTGGAACGGCAGCGAGCAGTACTGGAGCAGCGGCAACTGGACGGGGACGGCGTTCGCCGCCGTGCCGGAGATGACGTCCACCGGCGCGTCGCCCGTGTCCGAGTACACATTCGGCTACGTCGACGGCGCGAACGAGAGCTACTTCGTCTACGACGTCACGGACGAGTCGGTGGTGACGCGGTTCCAGGTGGACGTGACTGGACAGATCCAGTTCCTGACGTGGGTGGCGGCCGGAAACGAGTGGGTGCTCTTCTGGTCGGAGCCCAAGCGGCAGTGCGACGTCTACTCGGTGTGCGGGCCGTTCGGCGTGTGCACCGACAACGCGCTGCCGTCCTGCACCTGCCCCCGGGGGTTCCGGGAGCGTGACCTGGCCGAGTGGCTGCAGGACGACCACACCGCGGGCTGCGCCAGGAACACCGCCCTGCAGCcttgcagcgccgccgccgctcgagaCGGGCAGAAGAAGCACGGCAGCAGGAACGATGATAGGTTCTACACGATGCCCAACATGAGGCTGCCGAGCAACGCGCAGAGCACGGCGGCAGCGAGTGCTCACGACTGCGAGCTCGCGTGCCTCCGCAACTGTTCTTGCACCGCGTTCTCCTACAGCGTCGGCGGCTGCTCGCTGTGGTACGGGGACCTCATCAACCTTCAGGACACGACCAGCAGTGGCACCGGAGGCGGCAGCAGCATCTCGATCCGCCTCGCTGCGTCCGAGTTCTCTAGCAACGGGAACACCAAGACACTGATCGTCGGGCTCGTCGTCGGGGGCTTCGTCGCCGCGGTCACCGCGATCGTTCTGGCTACAATCTTCATCCTGAGAAGCAGAAGGATCAAGTCGTTGAGGAGGGTCGAAGGATCCCTGGTGGCATTCACGTACCGCGACCTGCGGTTGGTGACCAAGAACTTCTCAGagaagctcggcggcggcgccttcGGGTCCGTGTTCAAAGGGGCGCTGCCTGACCCTGACGCAACGCTCGTGGCGGTCAAGAAGCTGGAAGGCGTTCGGCAGGGGGAGAAGCAGTTCCGTGCCGAGGTGAGCACGATCGGCACGACCCAGCACGTGAACCTGATCAGGCTGCTCGGGTTCTGCTCCGAGGGGTCGAACCGGCTCCTCGTCTACGAGCACATGCCAAACGGCTCTCTGGACAGGCACCTGTTCGGGGCCAGCAGCAGCCATGGTGTCCTGAGCTGGGACGCCAGGTACCAGATCGCTCTGGGGATCGCGAGGGGGCTGGACTATCTGCACGAGAAATGCagggactgcatcatccactgcgaCATCAAGCCCGAGAACATCCTCCTGGACGACGCGTTGGTGCCCAGGGTCGCTGACTTCGGGCTAGCCAAGCTCATGGGCCGCGACTTCAGCCGCGTGCTCACCACGATGCGGGGCACGGTGGGGTACCTGGCGCCCGAGTGGATCGCCGGCACGGCCGTCACCACCAAGGCGGACGTGTTCAGCTACGGCATGATGCTGTTCGAGATCGTCTCGGGCCGGCGGAACGTCGGCCAGCGCGCGGACGGCACCGTGGACTTCTTCCCGTCCACGGCCGTCAGCCTGCTCTTCGACGGCGACGTGAGCAGCGCGGTGGACGGCCAGCTCGGCGGCAACGCGGACGTGGCCCAGGTGGAGCGGGCCTGCAAGGTGGCGTGCTGGTGCGTGCAGGAGGACGAGAGCCTGCGCCCGAGCATGGGGACGGTGGTGCAGGTTCTGGAGGGGCTGGTCGACGTCAACGTCCCGCCTATCCCGAGGTCGCTGAAGGTGCTCGCCGATCCGTCCAAGTACGCCGTCGAGTTCTTCTCAGGCTTGCCGTCGACTTGA